The sequence below is a genomic window from Terriglobales bacterium.
CGTTGGGTGTTGCCGTGGGGAATCCTAATGCAGCCACTCGGACCGAACTTTTCGTCGGCCCCAAAGCTGTGGATGTACTCGATTCCGTAAAGTCCTATGGCTTGAACGGCGAACCGGGTGCGAGTCCCGACCTGGAAGGCGTAATTGATTTCGGCACCTTCGGCTGGTTTGCCAAAATGCTCTTCCGCGCGCTCAACTGGACGCACGATCACCTGGTCCCGAATTGGGGATGGGCAATCGTTCTGCTGACCTTCATCATCAATCTGATCTTTCTGCCGCTACGCCTCACCCAAATGAAGACATCGCTCAAAATGCAGAAGATCCAGCCACAGGCTGATTCGATTAAGAAGAAGTACGAGAAGTACGGCTTGCGCGACCAGGAGAAGCAGCAGCAAAAGCAACAGGAGCTGATGGCGCTGTACAAGACTGAAGGCGTGAATATGTACAGCGGTTGCTTACCGCTGCTCCTGCAGCTTCCTATTCTCTGGGCCTTTTACGCTGTGCTGGCCAACACCGTTGAGCTGCGGCAGGCGAACTGGCTATGGATACGCGACTTGAGCGCCGCTGATCCCTGGCATCTCTTGCCGGTGCTTACTGTGCTCTCCATGTTCATTGTGCAGCGTGCCACGCCGCAGCCAGGTATTGATGCCGCCCAGCGCCGCATGATGAACGTTATGATGCCCCTGATGTTCGGCTTTATGACTTGGACTGTAGCTTCCGGATTGGCGCTCTATTGGGCCACCAGCAACGCCATCTCGCTCTTGCAGCAGTGGGCCATGAACCAGACCCGCCTGGGGCGCGAGATTAAGGAACTGCAGCTTAAGCGCCTGCGCAAGAAAAACAAGTAGTAACGCTGTCTCGCTGCCTGTTGAAAGGCGTATCGAAAAGACGAGAGGTTAGGGGCAATGGGCCGATCTAGCCATGCTATAACGGGGATCAATCTTCTTTGGCTTGCCTTAGCTCTTAATGGTCTGGTTGTCCTGCTGGCGTGGTTTCACGGGTCCTTTCGCTTGGTCAATCTTCCCGTGTCTGTGCTTGTTTTTGTTTTCTGGTGGTTCATCACCGCCGAAGTTTCCGCCGGCCGCGCCTGGGCGCGCATAGTCTACCTGGCATTGACGGTTCTTGAGGCGCTGGGCGTGATAGGCATCTCACTGGTTCCTACCTTGGCAAGTTGGCTCGTTTATCGCGGAGGAGTAACCTCGTTTCTTGAGATGGTCAGATTGGTGCTGCAGGTGGCCGGCATCGCCATCCTGCTGATCAACACCCCGCGCCTGCGGGGAACGTAGCCGGACTGAAGGTTTTCCCATGTTTTTCTCCGTGTCTCTGTGCCTCCGTGGTGAGTGCCTCCGTGGTGAATTGACTTTTCGTTTGACTGCGGAGTCCTTAGAAAAGCGTCATGCATAGTAAAATCAAAGCTCATGCCGATAGAAGACAAAGTAGCCGCCGCCCACAGGCTCAATGACCTGCTCAAGGGATTGATTGCCACCGGAGGGTTCAAGCTCAAGTACCGGATTACTGTAGACCCGCAACTCGATGGCGCCTTCGAAGATGCGCCCGAAATCCTGGTGGAATTTGCGGGCCCCGACAGCGCATACATGCTCGACCGCGGTGCCGAGCTGTTGCGTTCTTTCGAGACGGTAGCCTATGAAAGCCTGCGCCTCGGTCCGGAAGAGCACACCAAGATCAGCTTCGATTGCCGTGGATACCGTGCGGCCCGCATGCAGGAGCTGCGTACCTCCGCTGAAGTGGCCGCGGAGCGCGTCCGCAAGACCGGTATGCCTTATCAGTTTGGACCTATGAGTTCACGCGAGCGCCGCATCGTCCACCTCGCCTTGCGCGACCAGGGCGACCTCAGGACTGAAAGCGCCGGCGAGGGACCGGGTCGCAGCGTTGTCGTTTATCCCAAGGACTACGACGCCAGCAAGAAGCCTGCGCCTGCACCCTTTGCCCGTCGCCGCCGGTAAGGCGCAGCACGGCGAAGCCTCGTAAAAGCCTTTTTTGGCCCGAGCGGTTTAGTCGCCGCTTGTTTTTCTCTGTGCCTCTGTGTCTTCGTGGTGAAATGTTCTTTTGTCGATGATAGGATTCCGTTGATGAACCCGCGTTACCTCCGCCTGTTCTTGCCTGCGTTTTTCTTCTTCAGAATTCTTACAGTGCAGGCCCAGGAAGCGACCCAGCAATGCTCGGATGGCCGCACGCTCCAGATCATCGCTCAATCCGATAAGCTCCGCACAGAGTCTTTGCCGCCAGGGTATGTCCAGCATCTGCGTTACACCATCTCGAGCACAAAGGGCGTGAGGGCCGCGTGGATCGAAGTCTGGGACCGCCCCAAACGCCTGTCGCGCACTGTAGTGCCGGTAAAAACCGAGGGCGAGGTTCCATGTGACGGATGCAGCGCCGCCGAAGAGACGCCGCAAGAATTGAACCTCTCGGTTTTCGATGCCGCACTGCCTATAGATTGTTATGAAAACTGCTCTGGCTTCCCGCGCGGTGTCTACGTCTCGGAAGTCTTGGCCGGGAAGAAGCCCGTGGAAGGTTCCGACAGCAACACTTTCCCGGATTATCTTCTGGAAGATCCTCACCTCGCTGGTCCACCTCTGCGTTTCGTCGAAGGCAGCGGCACTACGGATGTCATCCTTTACGGTAAATACTTTATTCCCACCACGCGCGTCTATCTGACCGATGGAGAGGACGCCTGGCAGAAAGGGAATGACGTCCTCAGCTATCTGCCCAGCAAAACACTGGACCTGCGTC
It includes:
- a CDS encoding R3H domain-containing nucleic acid-binding protein, which gives rise to MPIEDKVAAAHRLNDLLKGLIATGGFKLKYRITVDPQLDGAFEDAPEILVEFAGPDSAYMLDRGAELLRSFETVAYESLRLGPEEHTKISFDCRGYRAARMQELRTSAEVAAERVRKTGMPYQFGPMSSRERRIVHLALRDQGDLRTESAGEGPGRSVVVYPKDYDASKKPAPAPFARRRR